A genomic segment from Neobacillus sp. YX16 encodes:
- a CDS encoding translocation protein TolB: protein MPIKVLFLILLFIFQFISVTKAEVPVKAAFVRDHQLWLKDGDQEVQLTTNKSVNSPQWSYDGRFIAYIDGDEQGEKSNLWIYDTNKKENYKPYPIIETSLFRWSPVANELAYLSGWVLNVTKTKDGRPYGFENVSLGVSEFAWFPNGKEFIVSTQSGRLPTGWEPIKLYQIPKDMNLNENKAVLLYSIQIDENDLFAVNVGDFKWSHDGKWVSFLGTPTPSWAMDSNPLCVLSSDGKIFKDIGRMLGFSDWFKWAPQANQLAYISGEGRFFVKNKITKVADIDASTNQVEYTPKGYVDLDLDWLSPSKVIVARSHENKAWEEGPVPTMFTSLYEIDLASGTQNQITFPKENELDVNPQVVESYLTWVRRQDKNYKADVWIQHDMQKVANIWIEDVDFSPVLFKK, encoded by the coding sequence ATGCCAATAAAAGTTTTATTCCTTATATTGCTTTTCATATTTCAGTTTATTTCTGTGACTAAGGCAGAAGTACCAGTGAAGGCAGCGTTTGTTCGTGACCATCAGTTATGGCTGAAAGACGGAGATCAAGAAGTACAGCTCACAACAAATAAATCTGTCAATTCTCCCCAGTGGTCCTATGATGGTAGGTTTATTGCATACATAGACGGTGATGAGCAAGGTGAAAAATCAAATCTCTGGATTTACGATACAAATAAAAAAGAAAACTATAAACCGTATCCCATCATTGAGACTTCTTTATTTAGGTGGTCCCCTGTTGCAAATGAGCTAGCTTATTTATCTGGATGGGTCCTAAATGTTACAAAGACAAAGGATGGCAGGCCATATGGATTTGAAAATGTTTCGTTAGGTGTTAGTGAATTTGCATGGTTTCCAAACGGTAAAGAGTTTATTGTTTCTACTCAATCTGGTCGACTTCCTACGGGCTGGGAACCAATTAAGTTGTACCAAATTCCAAAGGATATGAATCTTAATGAGAACAAGGCTGTGCTATTGTACTCAATCCAAATAGATGAAAATGATTTATTTGCCGTTAATGTTGGTGATTTTAAGTGGAGTCATGACGGAAAATGGGTCAGCTTTCTCGGCACTCCTACACCTTCTTGGGCCATGGACAGTAACCCTTTATGTGTATTATCCTCTGATGGAAAAATATTCAAGGACATTGGTAGGATGTTAGGATTTAGTGACTGGTTTAAATGGGCACCACAAGCCAACCAATTAGCTTATATTTCGGGAGAAGGACGGTTTTTTGTTAAAAATAAAATTACTAAAGTTGCTGATATAGATGCATCCACCAACCAGGTAGAATATACACCAAAAGGATATGTAGACCTAGATTTAGATTGGCTGTCACCTTCAAAAGTGATTGTCGCGCGGTCACATGAAAACAAAGCGTGGGAAGAGGGGCCAGTTCCCACAATGTTCACCTCTCTATATGAGATAGATTTAGCCTCAGGCACTCAGAATCAAATCACATTTCCAAAAGAAAATGAGTTAGATGTAAATCCTCAGGTCGTTGAATCTTATCTCACATGGGTACGTAGGCAAGACAAAAATTACAAAGCTGATGTATGGATACAGCATGATATGCAGAAAGTAGCGAACATATGGATAGAAGATGTAGATTTTTCACCTGTTTTATTTAAGAAGTAA